Proteins found in one Leishmania major strain Friedlin complete genome, chromosome 35 genomic segment:
- a CDS encoding conserved hypothetical protein (previous protein_id=AAZ14662.1) — MLRLSLLLQLRPRHIMFTPPPLAKRTGKFRCKVCQHSWFSDEVWVTKTTQRVYQGESCETCGTTNKPYYVGRPEETIFNRARTPHPVKRGVSSSRSERKLKHSRFDWRVQKGRH; from the coding sequence ATGCTGCGCCTTTCCTTGCTTCTccagctgcggccgcggcacatCATGTTCACGCCCCCGCCTCTTGCGAAGCGCACGGGCAAGTTCAGGTGCAAAGTGTGCCAGCACAGCTGGTTCTCGGACGAGGTGTGGGTGACCAAGACGACGCAGCGCGTGTACCAGGGCGAGTCCTGCGAGACGTGCGGGACAACAAATAAGCCGTACTACGTCGGCAGACCAGAGGAGACCATCTTTAACCGCGCTCGCACGCCCCACCCCGTAAAGCGCGGCGTCTCCTCGTCGCGCAGCGAGCGCAAGCTGAAACACTCACGGTTTGACTGGCGAGTCCAGAAGGGGCGGCACTAA